In one Mycobacterium heckeshornense genomic region, the following are encoded:
- a CDS encoding acyl-CoA carboxylase subunit epsilon, whose translation MNTQAHDGHQPHIEISKGNPTDEELAALIAVLGSIGGGPAEPTQPERNMWGHPVDKLRYPVFSWQRVTLLERIHMRR comes from the coding sequence GTGAACACCCAGGCGCACGACGGGCACCAGCCCCACATCGAGATTTCCAAGGGCAATCCCACCGACGAAGAGTTGGCCGCGCTGATCGCCGTGCTGGGCAGCATAGGTGGCGGCCCGGCCGAGCCGACACAGCCCGAACGCAACATGTGGGGACACCCGGTCGACAAGTTGCGCTACCCGGTTTTCAGCTGGCAACGCGTCACCCTGCTGGAACGGATCCATATGCGGCGATGA